A genomic segment from Spinacia oleracea cultivar Varoflay chromosome 3, BTI_SOV_V1, whole genome shotgun sequence encodes:
- the LOC110800671 gene encoding protein phosphatase 2C 70 isoform X1, producing the protein MAIVASIVVAIIVFIMFLLVLLLVFLACKPWRFFSRSFRRQQQQPLSIKVDEERPLVQEDSDQLLSQRNEPLKFHTSECSHLQTEGLFNLPGSHSLTYKQRLPPPAPHSTLGGSLVLDIGNQAEDLLVGQTLRRPLLTNHFIEEQKCTTKDGLNHDSRLRPDNVKFQSISKDVLDQGAGSCLSLEVITGPACGLQSSVWSTDTSKLPLTLGRVPPSEVVLKDSEVSGKHAMIKWNSNKLKWELIDMGSLNGTLLNTKAVHHPDFGSRTWGEPKELVSGDVITLGTTSQISVQITPLAQSEVPVGVGIASDPMSTRRGGKRLPMEDVCYYQWPLPGAEQFGLFGICDGHGGAAAAESVSKILPETVATILLDSLRREKVFSRQDASDVLREAISQTEACLNHYYEGCTATVLLVWGDGYDSFFAQCANVGDSACIMNIDGRQIKMTEDHRITSYSERQRINKTGNPLKDGDTRLCGLNLGRMLGDKFLKEQDARFSSEPYISQVVPIGQASEASVVLASDGLWDVISAKKANQFVLQAKERYSNDRKGCAQKIANFLLNEARKLRTKDNTSVVYVDFDSALRSLCKYEP; encoded by the exons aTGGCGATAGTAGCTTCCATTGTCGTTGCCATCATCGTCTTTATCATGTTTCTTCTCGTCCTTCTTCTCGTCTTCCTAGCCTGTAAACCATGGCGATTCTTCTCCCGCTCTTTCCgtcgacaacaacaacaacctcTCTCTATCAAG GTTGATGAAGAGAGGCCTTTGGTGCAAGAAGATTCTGATCAGCTCTTGAGCCAAAGAAATGAACCATTAAAATTTCACACTTCAGAGTGTTCACATTTGCAAACTGAAGGGCTTTTTAATTTACCTGGATCACATAGCCTTACTTACAAACAGAGGCTTCCCCCTCCTGCACCTCACTCGACACTAG GTGGTAGTTTAGTGTTGGACATAGGTAATCAGGCAGAAGATCTTTTGGTTGGTCAAACATTGAGGCGTCCCTTGTTGACAAACCATTTTATTGAAGAGCAAAAATGCACTACAAAGGACGGGCTAAATCACGACTCAAGGCTTAGGCCAGATAATGTCAAATTTCAGAGTATTTCCAAAGACGTTCTTGATCAAG GTGCAGGAAGCTGCCTCTCCCTTGAAGTTATCACTGGTCCTGCATGTGGGCTTCAGTCTTCAGTGTGGTCTACAGATACGTCTAAACTCCCACTTACTCTTGGAAGGGTCCCACCAAGTGAAGTGGTGCTGAAGGATTCAGAGGTTTCTGGAAAGCATGCTATGATAAAATGGAACTCTAAT AAATTGAAATGGGAGCTAATAGACATGGGTAGTCTTAATGGAACTCTTCTAAATACAAAGGCTGTACATCATCCTGACTTTGGAAGCAGAACTTGGGGTGAGCCTAAGGAGCTTGTTAGCGGCGATGTAATAACTCTTGGCACCACATCCCAGATAAGT GTGCAAATTACACCTTTGGCTCAATCGGAGGTCCCAGTTGGAGTAGGCATTGCATCAGATCCCATGTCTACACGCCGTGGAGGAAAACGACTTCCCATGGAAGATGTCTGCTATTACCAATGGCCACTTCCGGGGGCAGAGCAG TTCGGACTTTTTGGTATTTGCGATGGACACGGTGGAGCAGCTGCAGCTGAGTCTGTGAGCAA AATTCTTCCCGAGACAGTAGCAACCATTTTGTTGGATTCGTTAAGAAGGGAGAAGGTTTTCTCTCGGCAAGATGCGTCAGATGTGCTTAGGGAAGCAATTTCCCAGACAGAAGCATGCTTAAATCACTATTATGAG GGTTGTACTGCAACAGTGCTTCTTGTTTGGGGTGATGGTTATGACAGTTTCTTTGCTCAATGTGCCAATGTTGGGGATTCGGCCTGTATTATGAA TATTGATGGGAGACAGATTAAGATGACTGAAGACCATAGGATTACTAGCTATTCTGAGAGGCAGCGTATCAATAAGACAGGAAACCCATTAAAGGATGGGGATACACGCCTTTGTG GTCTTAATCTTGGGAGAATGCTTGGTGACAAATTTTTGAAGGAGCAGGATGCTCGATTTAGTTCAGAGCCATATATTAGTCAAGTTGTCCCTATTGGTCAAGCAAGTGAAGCCTCTGTTGTTTTGGCAAG TGACGGCTTGTGGGATGTGATCAGTGCAAAGAAGGCAAATCAGTTTgttcttcag GCAAAGGAAAGATACTCCAATGATAGGAAGGGTTGTGCACAGAAGATAGCTAATTTTTTGTTAAACGAGGCTAGAAAACTGCGCACAAAGGATAACACCTCGGTAGTTTATGTAGATTTTGACAGTGCTTTGAGATCCCTGTGTAAATATGAGCCATGA
- the LOC110800671 gene encoding protein phosphatase 2C 70 isoform X2 has translation MYKSQETKASVYVFLKGGVENDLNATISKRSSRYPPPPITFPPTPIFSLLFLSPLLSSPPMAIVASIVVAIIVFIMFLLVLLLVFLACKPWRFFSRSFRRQQQQPLSIKVDEERPLVQEDSDQLLSQRNEPLKFHTSECSHLQTEGLFNLPGSHSLTYKQRLPPPAPHSTLGGSLVLDIGNQAEDLLVGQTLRRPLLTNHFIEEQKCTTKDGLNHDSRLRPDNVKFQSISKDVLDQGSCLSLEVITGPACGLQSSVWSTDTSKLPLTLGRVPPSEVVLKDSEVSGKHAMIKWNSNKLKWELIDMGSLNGTLLNTKAVHHPDFGSRTWGEPKELVSGDVITLGTTSQISVQITPLAQSEVPVGVGIASDPMSTRRGGKRLPMEDVCYYQWPLPGAEQFGLFGICDGHGGAAAAESVSKILPETVATILLDSLRREKVFSRQDASDVLREAISQTEACLNHYYEGCTATVLLVWGDGYDSFFAQCANVGDSACIMNIDGRQIKMTEDHRITSYSERQRINKTGNPLKDGDTRLCGLNLGRMLGDKFLKEQDARFSSEPYISQVVPIGQASEASVVLASDGLWDVISAKKANQFVLQAKERYSNDRKGCAQKIANFLLNEARKLRTKDNTSVVYVDFDSALRSLCKYEP, from the exons ATGTACAAGTCTCAGGAAACTAAAGCGAGTGTATATGTGTTTTTAAAagggggcgttgaaaatgatttaaaTGCGACCATTTCAAAGCGCTCTTCTCGCTATCCCCCTCCTCCTATCACCTTCCCCCCCacccccattttctctctcctctttctctctcctctcctctcctctcctcccaTGGCGATAGTAGCTTCCATTGTCGTTGCCATCATCGTCTTTATCATGTTTCTTCTCGTCCTTCTTCTCGTCTTCCTAGCCTGTAAACCATGGCGATTCTTCTCCCGCTCTTTCCgtcgacaacaacaacaacctcTCTCTATCAAG GTTGATGAAGAGAGGCCTTTGGTGCAAGAAGATTCTGATCAGCTCTTGAGCCAAAGAAATGAACCATTAAAATTTCACACTTCAGAGTGTTCACATTTGCAAACTGAAGGGCTTTTTAATTTACCTGGATCACATAGCCTTACTTACAAACAGAGGCTTCCCCCTCCTGCACCTCACTCGACACTAG GTGGTAGTTTAGTGTTGGACATAGGTAATCAGGCAGAAGATCTTTTGGTTGGTCAAACATTGAGGCGTCCCTTGTTGACAAACCATTTTATTGAAGAGCAAAAATGCACTACAAAGGACGGGCTAAATCACGACTCAAGGCTTAGGCCAGATAATGTCAAATTTCAGAGTATTTCCAAAGACGTTCTTGATCAAG GAAGCTGCCTCTCCCTTGAAGTTATCACTGGTCCTGCATGTGGGCTTCAGTCTTCAGTGTGGTCTACAGATACGTCTAAACTCCCACTTACTCTTGGAAGGGTCCCACCAAGTGAAGTGGTGCTGAAGGATTCAGAGGTTTCTGGAAAGCATGCTATGATAAAATGGAACTCTAAT AAATTGAAATGGGAGCTAATAGACATGGGTAGTCTTAATGGAACTCTTCTAAATACAAAGGCTGTACATCATCCTGACTTTGGAAGCAGAACTTGGGGTGAGCCTAAGGAGCTTGTTAGCGGCGATGTAATAACTCTTGGCACCACATCCCAGATAAGT GTGCAAATTACACCTTTGGCTCAATCGGAGGTCCCAGTTGGAGTAGGCATTGCATCAGATCCCATGTCTACACGCCGTGGAGGAAAACGACTTCCCATGGAAGATGTCTGCTATTACCAATGGCCACTTCCGGGGGCAGAGCAG TTCGGACTTTTTGGTATTTGCGATGGACACGGTGGAGCAGCTGCAGCTGAGTCTGTGAGCAA AATTCTTCCCGAGACAGTAGCAACCATTTTGTTGGATTCGTTAAGAAGGGAGAAGGTTTTCTCTCGGCAAGATGCGTCAGATGTGCTTAGGGAAGCAATTTCCCAGACAGAAGCATGCTTAAATCACTATTATGAG GGTTGTACTGCAACAGTGCTTCTTGTTTGGGGTGATGGTTATGACAGTTTCTTTGCTCAATGTGCCAATGTTGGGGATTCGGCCTGTATTATGAA TATTGATGGGAGACAGATTAAGATGACTGAAGACCATAGGATTACTAGCTATTCTGAGAGGCAGCGTATCAATAAGACAGGAAACCCATTAAAGGATGGGGATACACGCCTTTGTG GTCTTAATCTTGGGAGAATGCTTGGTGACAAATTTTTGAAGGAGCAGGATGCTCGATTTAGTTCAGAGCCATATATTAGTCAAGTTGTCCCTATTGGTCAAGCAAGTGAAGCCTCTGTTGTTTTGGCAAG TGACGGCTTGTGGGATGTGATCAGTGCAAAGAAGGCAAATCAGTTTgttcttcag GCAAAGGAAAGATACTCCAATGATAGGAAGGGTTGTGCACAGAAGATAGCTAATTTTTTGTTAAACGAGGCTAGAAAACTGCGCACAAAGGATAACACCTCGGTAGTTTATGTAGATTTTGACAGTGCTTTGAGATCCCTGTGTAAATATGAGCCATGA
- the LOC110800147 gene encoding uncharacterized protein, with product MMRRRYGPSWMQRCFNGFTRLSTDLLHAIIEEDISAKEAWDWLRNLFQDNKNSRAVALEHDFSHVKIRDFPNASAYCQQLKTLSGQLKSVGGPVIENRLVLQLVAGLTEAYKNLGTNIRQSKPLPPFTEACSSLRLEEKALAEIDDEAPAAMVVDHHDFDEPPLNQNTGNCNNHRGKHNH from the coding sequence ATGATGAGAAGGAGATATGGTCCGAGTTGGATGCAACGGTGCTTCAATGGGTTTACGCGACTCTCTACTGATTTGTTACATGCGATCATAGAAGAAGATATCTCAGCAAAGGAGGCATGGGATTGGCTTCGTAATCtttttcaagacaacaaaaaCTCTCGTGCGGTGGCCCTCGAACATGACTTCTCTCATGTTAAGATTCGTGATTTTCCAAACGCATCAGCGTATTGTCAACAGCTCAAAACTCTGTCCGGCCAACTCAAGAGTGTGGGGGGTCCGGTCATAGAAAATCGACTTGTTCTTCAGTTGGTGGCTGGCCTAACTGAAGCATACAAAAATTTGGGCACCAACATTAGGCAGAGTAAGCCTCTTCCACCCTTCACTGAGGCTTGCTCAAGCTTGCGTCTAGAAGAAAAAGCTCTAGCAGAGATTGATGATGAAGCGCCAGCGGCAATGGTGGTTGACCATCATGATTTCGATGAGCCTCCTTTGAATCAAAACACCGGCAACTGCAACAATCACCGAGGAAAGCATAATCACTGA